A portion of the Euwallacea similis isolate ESF13 chromosome 8, ESF131.1, whole genome shotgun sequence genome contains these proteins:
- the LOC136410558 gene encoding solute carrier family 41 member 1-like — MNIKNPETFDSTDDMSTGYYSEKANEDPKQYTPTIISFSPEFNFKNEQNCDGKKGFDKQKSIESVLSTDTVIEALPKKEKWYSVSIQIFIPFMIAGIGTIGAGIVLGKVEEYEVFNLVKALYVLVPALLGLKGNLDMCLASRLSTQANLGNMKKKKEVLKMIIGNIGLVQVQAIVASCIVSVFAITASTLMNGNFEWNHVYLLAACSILTATLSCFTLDFLLISVIFISHRIKLNPDNLATPLAASIGDVVSLLVLSSWARLLYNIHDSHQWVMFTIVGVYVMLILPAWVLVVRKNEYTKTVLYQGWTPVLCALFISGGGGLVLDLAVDRFPGYVTFQPIINGIGGNLVSVHASRTSTMLHKTSIKGVIPPHTKQWVAPWTALLKGVFPAKTARLLLAMSIPGQIVFVLSADIISNDGALVARFPFIASYLTVTVIQLIILLYSAHLMVHTLWKFKIDPDNFAIPYLTAMGDLLGSTLLLLAFMFLESINQEYRPRT; from the exons ATGAATATAAAGAACCCAGAAACATTCGATTCAACGGATGATATGAGTACAGGCTACTACTCCGAGAAAGCAAACGAAGATCCCAAACAATATACGCCGACAATTATCAGTTTCTCGCCagaattcaattttaagaACGAGCAAAATTGTGATGGAAAAAAAG GTTTTGACAAACAGAAGTCTATAGAATCTGTACTATCTACAGACACAGTAATAGAAGCGttaccaaaaaaagaaaaatggtaTTCAGTCTCTATTCAGATCTTTATCCCATTTATGATAGCTGGGATTGGGACCATTGGAGCTGGAATAGTTTTAGGAAAAGTAGAG GAATATGAAGTTTTCAACCTGGTAAAAGCACTATATGTCCTAGTTCCTGCGTTACTAGGCCTGAAAGGCAACTTAGACATGTGTCTTGCATCCAGGCTCTCCACACAAGCCAACTTAGgcaatatgaaaaaaaagaaagaggtGCTCAAGATGATTATTGGAAATATAGGTCTGGTTCAG GTTCAAGCAATTGTGGCCTCGTGCATCGTTTCAGTATTTGCTATCACCGCTTCTACCCTTATGAATGGTAATTTTGAATGGAACCATGTGTATCTCTTGGCGGCCTGCTCTATTTTGACGGCTACTTTGTCCTGTTTCACCTTAG atttcttgCTAATTagcgttatttttatttcccatCGCATTAAGCTGAATCCGGATAACTTGGCCACTCCGTTAGCTGCAAGTATTGGAGATGTGGTTTCACTTTTGGTGCTCTCTAGCTGGGCCAGGCTACTTTACAACATTCATG ACAGTCATCAATGGGTAATGTTCACGATAGTTGGGGTATACGTCATGCTGATCTTACCTGCCTGGGTGTTGGTAGTGAGGAAAAATGAATACACGAAAACTGTGTTGTATCAGGGATGGACGCCAGTGCTTTGTGCATTATTCATTAGCGG gGGTGGAGGGTTAGTCCTGGACCTTGCAGTAGATCGATTCCCTGGCTACGTAACATTCCAGCCAATCATCAATGGCATTGGAGGAAATCTAGTGTCAGTACATGCCAGCAGAACATCCACTATGCTTCataaaacatcaataaaaGGTGTTATTCCTCCCCATACTAAGCAGTGGGTGGCACCATGGACGGCTCTTTTAAAAGGAG TTTTCCCGGCCAAAACCGCAAGGCTCCTTTTGGCCATGTCAATACCAGGACAGATAGTTTTTGTATTGAGTGCTGATATAATATCAAATGATGGGGCCCTCGTGGCGCGATTTCCTTTCATTGCGTCGTACCTCACAGTGACTGTCATCCAGCTTATAATCCTTCTCTACAGTGCTCACCTGATGGTTCACACCTTGTGGAAATTCAAAATCGATCCTGACAATTTCGCAATACCATATTTAACCGCAATGGGCGATTTATTAGGATCTACACTTTTATTACTCGCATTCATGTTTTTGGAAAGTATCAACCAGGAATACAGACCAAGGACGTAA
- the LOC136410157 gene encoding VWFA and cache domain-containing protein 1 — MDPILKVTILMLLLSYLCYFCPGSVDIRNVSNKIKLDVNLLKNEELGVPFIEKLFRNFKNAPNSTNPVSSHVKAIVQKLEDKINHIFLGMENASKLLEDLSVNNIQALSTLLPCLSEKKDALDILIGSSFINNSNINDFLGTKYILHQMKRNISQHKPLLSALKQQYFISEQDIKHRQHSRLSECSGHDEALIWKNYMVHQKYVTKNVVLVLDHGGSLSKRQLQIAKLIAKEMLASLQETDRVALIAVASDWSYPERECLNGKNFVQNASLQDAKSSYLSHLNSFIDSLVKGSGATNHVIGMQKAIDVLLKTPNLSENDVTVITYISRGLLSSLTEARSVLKVIAQQTDYIRWPIYIHTCAVIDELKPIMYETHFLRDIAEQNFTKHNISYVAHDFRHPGYMLTVNKTDDIGFVVNRFYSVFNTDNLFSTDKKISLPYWDPQTGDFTVSFTSGSQLESGGNFNMLGTDVYFSNLVEDITYYSSNQQYSYAFLIDMHGRVLVHPSILRPSIVNHQLFFVDIKLIEIVPDIELLRTRMLSEISGNFITKNNASEVMEYTWVRVGQEYVVCIVLNRDFGMFNNPFKAPPSTSVRKLLYQNLDGSENHKFCRHLSQIATLDVASLYLSRSCFQSPFLASRTSQGSLVDQGYLAYLKDETGMLINPGLKKEVKDEVIALGHISEFLRKRHLSSEMSKYIVRRYASSFSGVLQMFPGSVLTNGLETTKRLWFIRALQHRDKTIFIPPYLDKGGAGYIVTVAYATSQLVVAVDLTYGYMLKMLLKYMPYCMNEKVTCFLIDDQGYIIYHRNLTDINGARPVEQQHIVHRESLVANDILNHKLFIKKLLCNDYADNTIQRFYRLNTSFTGDLANHVPGEHCVTYHITSVQGTNMFVGVVNASCDVLPAFCPCSIVDRLCLNCNRMEQKECECPCECSLRSETSSCQGINQNLTDNLPCKWIAEETSPIEASFTVDVDNSLEPCFPINCQNERSLSECIGVLGCEWCKYDINGDNLKKPFCSAISTCFNGVYGLTTPYRNDAPGVPPANESEYSPLGPILGLIIAMFMLFILLYICYRSYTNPSVDRLYLSSTQDQLRMSDLNVNETFHDSGNHRDKLLKEDLPAPSPYCVPSNYRRNNAAAESDHGYSTMTPHEESEHLSLAPMEADSLEDDLMSDSTSVHTSISTKNNPSHVVSPMFTKIPQRNCVVVPVTVHRNMEAT, encoded by the exons ATGGATCCAATACTAAAAGTTACTATTTTGATGTTATTGTTATCctatttgtgttatttttgtcCAGGTAGTGTAGATATTAGAAATgtttccaataaaataaagttggacgtaaatttgttgaaaaatgagGAGCTAGGTGTCCCTTTCATTGAG AAATTGTTtcgcaacttcaaaaatgcacCTAATTCAACAAATCCAGTGTCTTCCCATGTTAAAGCCATCGTTCAAAAGCTGGAAGATAAAATTAACCACATATTTTTGGGTATGGAGAATGCCAGCAAGCTTTTGGAAGATTTAAGTGTAAACAACATACAAGCTTTGTCGACATTGTTACCTTGCCTTAGTGAAAAAAAAGATGCATTAGATATATTGATTGGAAGTAGCTTTATTAATAACAGCAATATTAATGACTTTTTGGGAACAAAATACA ttttacatCAAATGAAAAGGAACATCTCTCAACATAAACCACTCTTGTCTGCTCTGAAACAACAATATTTCATCTCAGAACAAGACATAAAGCACCGGCAGCACTCTCGGTTGTCAGAGTGTAGTGGTCATGATGAAGCGTTgatatggaaaaattatatggtTCATCAAAAGTATGttacaaaaaatgttgttttggTTCTTGATCATGGAGGATCTTTGAGTAAGAGGCAGCTGCAAATTGCAAAATTGATAG CTAAGGAAATGCTGGCATCACTCCAGGAAACTGACAGAGTTGCTTTGATAGCTGTTGCTTCAGATTGGAGTTATCCTGAACGAGAGTGTTTAAATGGAaagaattttgtacaaaatgcATCATTACAGGATGCAAAATCATCATATTTATCGCATTTGAATAGTTTCATCGATTCTCTTGTTAAAGGCAGTG gtgCAACCAACCATGTTATTGGAATGCAAAAAGCCATTGATGTTCTTTTAAAAACTCCAAATTTATCCGAAAATGATGTCACTGTTATTACGTATATTAGTCGTGGTTTATTGTCTTCCCTTACTGAAGCTCGGAGCGTTTTAAAAGTTATTGCTCAGCAGACTGATTACATTCGTTGGCCAATTTATATCCACACATGTGCTGTAATTGACG aattaaagCCTATAATGTATGAAACGCATTTTTTGCGCGACATAGCAGAACAAAACTTCACCAAGCACAACATTTCCTATGTGGCACACGATTTTAGACATCCAGGTTACATGTTAACTGTTAATAAGACTGATGATATAGGCTTTGTTGTAAATAGATTTTATAGCGTTTTTAATACGGACAATCTATTTAGTACtgataagaaaatttccttgCCTTATTGGGATCCCCAGACGGGAG attttactgTATCATTTACAAGTGGCTCTCAGTTAGAGAGCGGTGGAAATTTTAACATGCTCGGAActgatgtttatttttcaaatctcgTGGAAGATATAACCTATTACAGCAGCAATCAACAGTATTCGTATGCATTTTTGATTGACATGCATGGCCGAGTGTTAGTTCACCCGTCCATTTTACGTCCATCGATCGTTAACCACCAATTATTCTTTGTCGATATTAAGCTAATCGAAATTGTACCTGATATTGAGTTGTTGCGCACAAGAATGCTGTCTGAAATTAgcggaaattttattacaaaaaacaaTGCCAGTGAGGTG ATGGAATATACATGGGTGAGAGTCGGGCAAGAATACGTTGTCTGCATTGTTCTAAACCGGGACTTTGGTATGTTCAATAACCCGTTCAAAGCGCCTCCTAGCACATCAGTAAGAAAACTTCTGTATCAAAATTTGGATGGATCAGAAAACCACAAATTCTGCAGGCATCTTTCTCAAATTGCTACATTAG ACGTAGCCTCTTTATATCTCAGCCGTTCGTGCTTCCAATCGCCATTTTTAGCGTCTAGGACGTCCCAAGGAAGTTTAGTAGACCAGGGTTATTTGGCTTACTTAAAGGATGAGACTGGGATGTTAATCAATCCAGGATTGAAGAAAGAAGTTAAAGATGAGGTTATCGCCTTAGGCCATATTTCCGAATTTTTGCGTAAAAGACATTTGTCGTCTGAAATGTCCAAGTACATTGTCAGGCGATATGCATCGTCATTTAGCGGAGTGCTTCAGATGTTCCCTGGAAGTGTATTAACAAACGGGTTGGAGACTACCAAGAGGTTATGGTTTATACGGGCGTTGCAACATCGCGATAAGACTATTTTTATTCCGCCGTATTTGGATAAAGGGGGGGCGGGTTATATCGTGACCGTAGCTTATGCTACCTCGCAGCTTGTGGTGGCTGTGGATCTCACTTACGGCTACATGCTGAAGATGCTCTTAAAATACATGCCTTATTGCATGAATGAGAAAGTAACGTGTTTTCTCATCGACGATCAAGGCTATATAATTTATCATAGAAATTTAACGGACATCAATGGAGCCCGACCGGTGGAACAACAGCATATTGTACACAGAGAGTCATTAGTAGCCAACGACATTTTAAATCACAAActattcattaaaaaacttttgtgCAATGACTATGCCGACAATACGATACAACGATTTTATAGACTGAACACGAGCTTTACCGGCGATTTGGCCAATCATGTTCCCGGGGAGCATTGTGTTACCTATCACATCACTTCAGTGCAAGGGACAAATATGTTCGTAGGTGTTGTAAATGCTTCCTGTGATGTTCTTCCAGCCTTCTGTCCTTGTAGTATAGTTGACCGTCTGTGTTTGAACTGCAATCGAATGGAACAAAAAGAGTGTGAATGTCCGTGTGAATGTTCGCTAAGGTCGGAAACCAGTTCTTGTCAAGGTATCAATCAAAACTTGACTGATAATTTGCCTTGTAAATGGATTGCCGAGGAAACTTCGCCTATTGAAGCTAGTTTTACTGTTGACGTAGATAATAGTTTGGAACCTTGTTTTCCTATTAATTGTCAGAATGAGAGGTCTCTCTCAGAATGTATAGGAGTTCTAGGTTGTGAGTGGTGCAAGTACGATATTAACGgcgacaatttaaaaaagccgTTTTGTTCTGCCATCTCCACTTGCTTTAATGGTGTTTACGGCTTGACTACTCCTTATAGAAATGACGCGCCGGGAGTGCCTCCTGCTAACGAATCTGAATATTCCCCTTTAGGGCCTATTTTGGGTCTAATAATAGCAATGTTtatgctttttattttattatatatttgttaCCGCTCGTACACCAACCCCTCAGTAGACAGGTTATACCTGTCTTCAACTCAAGATCAATTGAGAATGAGCGATTTAAACGTCAATGAAACTTTTCATGATTCGGGAAATCAtagagataaattattaaaagaagatTTACCCGCGCCTTCGCCTTATTGCGTTCCAAGTAATTATAGGAGGAACAATGCAGCGGCTGAATCGGATCATGGGTATTCAACGATGACTCCCCATGAAGAGTCCGAACACCTTTCTTTAGCTCCCATGGAAGCTGATTCTTTAGAGGACGATCTTATGTCCGATAGTACTTCGGTTCATACAAGTATTTCAACGAAAAACAACCCGTCCCATGTTGTTTCTCCTATGTTTACTAAAATTCCCCAGAGGAACTGTGTTGTGGTGCCGGTTACGGTTCATAGAAATATGGAAGCCACCTAG